From one Gadus morhua chromosome 8, gadMor3.0, whole genome shotgun sequence genomic stretch:
- the LOC115548969 gene encoding uncharacterized protein LOC115548969 translates to MSLFKFCQMCGKPLSSKTVFDCGAQRKVTWTCLAGHSGTWTSSPEVRGMAEVNLLAAAAVQFRGGTYTELSDWCKTMNVQMIAKTTFYEMQKAYLHPAIEDLYQQQRKEIMARVYLEQEDGKKLHLSGDGRCDTPGFSAKYCHYTLMLDDTKEIIHTELLQSTEAGSSVAMEPLGFKRGMKEIMGEGLDIEVMTTDRSTSIRKIMREEFPNVQHEFDIWHTAKGMYFLPSLYTHNET, encoded by the exons ATGTCACTTTTCAAATTTTGCCAGATGTGCGGCAAGCCTCTGTCATCAAAAACTGTCTTTGACTGTGGGGCGCAAAGGAAGGTGACGTGGACATGTCTTGCTGGACATTCCGGGACATGGACATCATCGCCTGAAGTGAGGGGAATGGCAGAGGTGAACCTCCTCGCAGCGGCAGCTGTTCAGTTCAGGGGTGGCACGTACACTGAACTGTCAGACTGGTGCAAGACCATGAATGTCCAAATGATCGCCAAGACTACATTTTATGAGATGCAGAAGGCTTACTTGCACCCTGCCATTGAAGACCTATATCAACAACAGAGAAAAGAAATCATGGCCAGAGTGTACCTAGAACAGGAGGATGGGAAGAAGCTACACTTGTCAGGGGATGGCCGGTGTGACACCCCAGGTTTCAGTGCCAAGTACTGCCATTACACCCTCATGTTGGACGACACCAAGGAGATTATTCACACAGAACTGCTGCAG TCTACAGAAGCCGGCAGCTCTGTTGCCATGGAACCACTCGGTTTCAAAAGGGGCATGAAGGAGATCATGGGTGAAGGCTTAGATATTGAAGTGATGACCACGGACCGCTCAACATCGATACGTAAGATCATGAGGGAAGAATTCCCCAATGTTCAGCATGAGTTTGACATCTGGCATACAGCGAAAGGTATGTATTTTTTGCCTtctctgtacacacacaacgAAACATAA
- the LOC115548968 gene encoding roundabout homolog 1-like, with amino-acid sequence MRFLQGTSIDLARAVQFKSAIHDTLVSQRTEQVAEELYEVTKQLCSDHNLPEPSPAPRRKQRRMDDFVVEASTGSGSDLLNDSECLKQGLFFPCIDRMINELGHRFSTVAGELMDGIQACHPASKSFLGLHSLKKLATHYHIQLVPEEVLVAKSFLSRKDPDSIPDILSVFKLLDSMMYPSMRAILQVALTIPELHCKMHGPAHVPLWVLSGLLNLWPLVRSQLVFSTKPQHAVGLLGAPLTLDCVVYELGQQRALLVLWEKSDDGAKSALVPAASDPGGGAIQLLNGSLFFPLLRKSYLGNYVCSAAAGAHRINATVRVEMAGLGRVFYSPRNQTVREGEAVFLQCVSGESSPAAFISWLKDGELVKRGKQIQGQYGGGHQKKTSGTLHLPNVTRDDGGVYDCVTSNPLLNVTRCSVAATLTVLGAPTGLQITQGPTSITVAKGTEAVMRCIVKGYPVPMVQWFKDDCLLTNHTASLRWQDNGQLLTFRSHTL; translated from the exons ATGAG GTTCCTGCAGGGGACATCCATTGACCTGGCAAGGGCAGTCCAATTCAAGAGTGCCATCCACGACACCTTGGTCAGTCAAAGAACTGAACAGGTGGCTGAGGAACTCTATGAGGTCACAAAGCAGCTCTGCTCTGACCACAACCTTCCCGAGCCCTCTCCTGCTCCAAGGAGAAAGCAGAGGAGAATGGATGATTTTGTTGTGGAGGCGTCTACTGGGTCGGGCTCTGACCTGCTTAACGACTCAGAGTGTCTGAAGCAGGGGCTTTTCTTCCCGTGCATTGATCGGATGATCAATGAACTGGGCCACCGGTTTTCCACTGTTGCGGGAGAGCTAATGGATGGAATCCAGGCATGCCACCCAGCCTCCAAATCCTTCCTCGGTTTGCATTCACTGAAGAAACTGGCTACACACTACCACATACAGCTGGTCCCAGAAGAGGTCTTGGTGGCAAAGAGCTTCCTGAGCAGGAAGGATCCAGATTCCATCCCGGACATCCTCAGTGTCTTCAAGCTCCTGGACTCTATGATGTACCCGTCAATGAGGGCCATCTTGCAGGTGGCACTGACTATCCCT GAGCTCCACTGTAAGATGCATGGCCCGGCCCACGTCCCCCTGTGGGTGCTCAGCGGTCTACTCAACCTCTGGCCCCTGGTCCGCTCTCAGCTAG TGTTTTCCACCAAACCACAGCATGCTGTGGGTTTACTGGGAGCGCCCCTCACCTTGGACTGTGTAGTGTATGAACTTGGCCAGCAGAGAGCGCTGTTGGTGCTGTGGGAGAAATCCGACGACGGAGCGAAGAGTGCCCTGGTGCCCGCTGCCTCCGACCCCGGAGGAGGAGCAATTCAGCTCCTCAACGGATCCCTGTTCTTCCCCCTGCTGAGAAAGAGTTACCTGGGGAACTATGTGTGCAGTGCCGCTGCCGGAGCCCATCGCATTAATGCCACTGTACGAGTGGAAATGGCCG GTCTGGGTAGAGTGTTCTACAGCCCCAGGAACCAGACAGTCAGGGAAGGAGAGGCGGTGTTCCTCCAGTGTGTGTCGGGGGAAAGCTCGCCGGCCGCATTCATCTCCTGGTTGAAAGATGGGGAGTTGGTCAAAAGAGGCAAACAGATTCAA GGTCAGTACGGAGGTGGACACCAGAAAAAGACTTCCGGCACCCTTCATCTCCCCAACGTCACTCGAGACGATGGGGGTGTTTATGACTGCGTCACTTCCAACCCTCTCCTCAACGTTACCCGGTGCAGCGTGGCGGCGACTCTCACGGTGCTCG GTGCACCTACAGGACTGCAGATTACCCAGGGTCCCACCTCCATCACCGTCGCCAAGGGAACAGAGGCTGTGATGCGTTGCATTGTGAAAGGGTATCCAGTTCCCATGGTGCAATGGTTCAAAGATGACTGTCTCCTGACCAATCACACAGCCTCGCTGCGCTGGCAGGACAATGGCCAGCTGCTCACATTCAGGTCACACACgttgtag